From Medicago truncatula cultivar Jemalong A17 chromosome 7, MtrunA17r5.0-ANR, whole genome shotgun sequence, a single genomic window includes:
- the LOC112416680 gene encoding uncharacterized protein, translating to MSNLSKLHFEALKISGHNYLTWAVDAEMYLAAEGNADAIKERNKASEQQKAKALIFLRHHINEALKNEYLTVKDPLVLWNKLKERYEHLKTIILPKARYDWMHLRLHNYKSVTAYNSEVYKITSQLELCGEKVTDADLLEKTFSTFHASNMLLQQQYREKGFQKYSDLISCLLVAEQNNELLMKNHEAHPAGVAPFPEVNASQHNHFGKGLGRGSGRGRGNVHSRDRGHAHNLHGKFKTPFFHQKWKNNEKIEKEKGHWSRTCRTPKHLVDLYQQSLKNKGKKVETHYAYNEGDDADYDIYGDMDTTPLDIGDFFEDPNGKIDHLIGDGTVKK from the exons ATGTCAAATCTCTCAAAACTCCACTTTGAGGCACTAAAAATTTCTGGACACAACTATTTGACTTGGGCCGTAGATGCTGAAATGTACTTAGCTGCTGAAGGAAATGCAGATGCCATAAAAGAACGAAATAAGGCATCCgaacaacaaaaagcaaaagcattGATATTTCTTCGTCACCATATTAATGAAGCACTTAAGAATGAATACCTTACTGTGAAAGATCCACTTGTGCTCTGGAATAAACTAAAAGAAAGATACGAGCACTTGAAAACCATTATCCTCCCAAAAGCTAGGTATGATTGGATGCATTTGCGCTTACATAACTATAAATCTGTAACCGCCTATAATTCTGAAGTATACAAAATTACTTCTCAATTAGAATTGTGTGGTGAAAAGGTAACAGATGCGGATCTGTTAGAGAAAACATTTTCAACCTTTCATGCATCCAACATGCTCCTGCAGCAGCAATACCGTGAAAAGGGGTTTCAAAAATACTCTGATTTAATTTCTTGTCTTCTGGTTGCTGAACAGAACAATGAGCTTCTAATGAAAAATCATGAAGCTCACCCTGCTGGTGTAGCTCCATTCCCTGAAGTGAATGCATCACAACACAACCATTTTGGAAAAGGTCTTGGTCGTGGTAGCGGTCGTGGTCGTGGCAATGTCCATAGTCGTGATCGTGGTCATGCCCACAATCTTCATGGAAAATTCAAAACCCCATTTTTCCACCAGAAgtggaaaaataatgaaaagattgaaaaggaaaaag GTCATTGGTCTCGTACATGTCGTACTCCAAAGCATTTGGTTGACCTTTATCAGCAATCActgaaaaacaaaggaaaaaaggtTGAAACTCATTATGCTTATAATGAAGGTGATGATGCTGATTATGATATTTATGGTGACATGGATACTACTCCTTTGGATATTGGTGATTTCTTTGAAGATCCAAATGGAAAAATTGATCACCTTATTGGAGATGGAACCGTgaagaagtag